Proteins co-encoded in one Bacillus paramycoides genomic window:
- the spoVG gene encoding septation regulator SpoVG, translated as MEVTDVRLRRVNTEGRMRAIASITLDHEFVVHDIRVIDGNNGLFVAMPSKRTPDGEFRDIAHPINSGTRSKIQDAVLTEYHRLGELEEVEFEEAGAS; from the coding sequence TGACTGACGTAAGATTACGCCGCGTAAACACAGAAGGCCGCATGAGAGCAATTGCCTCTATTACTCTAGACCATGAATTTGTTGTTCATGATATTCGTGTAATTGATGGTAATAATGGATTATTTGTAGCAATGCCAAGTAAACGTACTCCAGATGGAGAGTTCCGTGACATTGCACATCCAATTAATTCTGGTACACGCTCTAAAATTCAAGATGCGGTTTTAACAGAGTATCATCGTTTAGGCGAGTTAGAAGAGGTTGAGTTTGAAGAAGCGGGTGCTTCGTAA